CTGAAATATGCCCTTTGACATCTCGTATTAGGATTGCTCTGCAATACAAGCAAATCCATGTTCGGAACTTTAGCGTGAACTCTGAGAATGAGATTCAAAATAATAAGTTGGATATGCTTGCTACCATAGGCCCAGATATGAAGTTTCCCATCCTCAAGTCTGGGATGGATATTCTTTTTGGCTCATCTGATGTCATTTTGAAGTATATTGAGGCGAAATTCCCTACCCCACCTCTTGTGCCTGATGGACCTTTGGCTGATATTACACAAAATTGGGTGGTTTATGTTCGAGACATTTTCTCGCCATTAATGACAGAAATCCTTTATGATGGTAACATATTTGTGCAGAAAGAACTCCTGCTTAAGCTCGAAACAGCGTTTGCAAGATTGAATGGGGGAATAATGGAATACAGTAACAGGGGACCTTATTTTCTTGGTAATCAGTTCAGTCTGGTGGATGTATATCTTATTCCATTTCTTTATCTGATTTTCCCATTGCAGCATTTTAGAGGTGTGGAAATCAGCTCAGAGAATTTGCATTTGCAGAAATATAGCAGGCAGATGTTGAACTTCCCCTGTTATTCCGTTGTTCGAGTAGACTTGGACTTGTTACAGAAATCTGTAGCCAAAACCTTGGCTGAAAAGAGACCGCCTCCGCTTGTGATACTGACAATTCTGCAGCATAAGAGTATATTGTGCCACATGGAGAAGCTTGTTcgcactgcagatgatctagttgCTGCCAAACAGCAGGGGTATAGGGTTGTAGACCCCGCCAAGGGAAGTATTGGCATGCAATTAAAGAAGTTGTCAAAAGGTTATGCACAGCTTGTAGACTTGATGCAGGAACATGCCCAAATGGAAGAACGAATTATTTTCCCTGCTCTGGAAACTGCAGATAGAGGTAAGGATTGAAGTAGGTTGAAATATTGCTTGATTGTCGATATTACGATGCAATTCTTTGTAATCAGAAGGATTCAACAACCGATAGTTTAAAAACTCGGGCATCTATTGTCCATGTTGCTTAGAGAAAGAATTTCTGCATAGAATTTCACTCCAAAATTGATTAGAACCTTGATGTTATGTGTTATGCTTTGTAACCATCGTTAGATCCTGATGATGGTTCATAAAGTGCAACCCAAATCGTGCAAGTTTTCGGCAGACGGTTGTGAGCAATTTCATCCAGAAATTCTCTCTCTAAAGCAATAGGTTATCATGGACAAAACTGTATGAATGGTTGCTTTTCGACTAAtacttgaaatctttataggtatCACTAAAGTTGCAAATGATGAACATGCACGAGATTTGCCAATAATGAATGGTATCCGTGAAGATATAAAAACAGTCCATGTTCTTGAAGCTGGTAGTCCAGACCGAAGTCAAGCCCTTCTTAGGCTGTCTGTAAGGCTTAGAACTCTTGAGGTATTTGTTTCATCTACTCTGATCCTTCTTTGCTGGCTTGGTCAAGCTTTTTGTTCTGTAGTGAGATATTATAGAATAAGTAAAATTTCAATCGGGGGAAACTGGGATATGCCCCTTTGAT
The nucleotide sequence above comes from Cryptomeria japonica chromosome 11, Sugi_1.0, whole genome shotgun sequence. Encoded proteins:
- the LOC131068523 gene encoding uncharacterized protein LOC131068523, whose translation is MGCNWSRRSSKEESPAVVPPDVVQGRPVVSLFGSEICPLTSRIRIALQYKQIHVRNFSVNSENEIQNNKLDMLATIGPDMKFPILKSGMDILFGSSDVILKYIEAKFPTPPLVPDGPLADITQNWVVYVRDIFSPLMTEILYDGNIFVQKELLLKLETAFARLNGGIMEYSNRGPYFLGNQFSLVDVYLIPFLYLIFPLQHFRGVEISSENLHLQKYSRQMLNFPCYSVVRVDLDLLQKSVAKTLAEKRPPPLVILTILQHKSILCHMEKLVRTADDLVAAKQQGYRVVDPAKGSIGMQLKKLSKGYAQLVDLMQEHAQMEERIIFPALETADRGITKVANDEHARDLPIMNGIREDIKTVHVLEAGSPDRSQALLRLSVRLRTLEVHCMEHFKEEEESLLPLLEAANLGNKEQEDLLGSCFTVMELSHAGLFPYLLSGLLPHEIQQYFEVVLRCKEKHKIMQMIQSLQLPNDESRAALGIVQNRIPSLEEFDSSA